In the Paenibacillus pabuli genome, one interval contains:
- a CDS encoding urea amidolyase associated protein UAAP1, translating into MTALFTMTMQPGNKWSAHVGRGKAITLTATGDRANLSALLFHAQDPAERYNMPDTLKAQHTAFLTTGNILMTDQGKALASITEDTVGWHDPLSGYTTRQATDEKYGKTTYQDQRNDWLRSGEENFKVELFRHNLSPRDIGVPVNFFSKVVCELDGTMKYMLQETAARSVTIRTEMDILLVLSNTPHPLDPSGQYPDASIVVSVADAEPVSEMDPCVVHCEENRRAFENTWNAYALLKGAN; encoded by the coding sequence ATGACAGCCCTATTTACAATGACGATGCAGCCTGGTAACAAATGGTCTGCTCATGTAGGAAGAGGAAAAGCAATCACATTAACGGCAACAGGGGATCGTGCCAATCTATCGGCTTTGTTATTCCATGCACAAGATCCAGCGGAACGCTACAACATGCCTGATACGCTTAAAGCCCAACATACCGCCTTTTTGACAACTGGCAATATATTAATGACGGATCAAGGAAAGGCGCTTGCTTCTATTACGGAGGATACGGTAGGCTGGCATGATCCTTTATCAGGATACACAACTCGTCAAGCTACAGATGAAAAGTATGGGAAGACAACATATCAGGACCAGCGCAATGACTGGCTGAGAAGTGGGGAAGAGAACTTCAAGGTTGAACTGTTCCGCCACAATCTGTCCCCACGTGACATCGGGGTTCCGGTCAACTTTTTTTCCAAGGTCGTTTGCGAGCTGGATGGAACGATGAAGTACATGTTGCAGGAAACGGCAGCACGTTCGGTGACGATCCGTACGGAAATGGATATTCTGCTCGTGTTATCGAACACACCACATCCACTTGATCCTTCTGGACAATACCCGGACGCATCCATCGTTGTTTCCGTGGCAGATGCCGAACCTGTTTCTGAAATGGACCCGTGTGTAGTGCACTGCGAAGAGAACCGGAGAGCCTTTGAAAATACGTGGAATGCATACGCTTTGCTGAAGGGAGCCAACTAA
- a CDS encoding urea amidolyase associated protein UAAP2: MSTFQPVDSPLLTEQAMYEQVIPAGDGWLHDLLPGQVLRIVDMEGNQAVDTLFYSTEDPTDHYSAVRTMTRQGNLYLTTGSTLLAESGRELMRITADTCGRHDTIGGACSAQSNTVRYAHDKLPMHNCRDTFMLMLSQRDEFTKRDLAPNVNFFMNVPVTPEGELTFADGLSAPGRYVELLALAPVTVLISNCPQLNNPCNAYNPTPAKVLIWNAEGVSAHV, encoded by the coding sequence ATGAGTACATTTCAACCTGTAGACAGTCCATTGCTGACGGAACAAGCCATGTATGAGCAAGTTATCCCAGCCGGTGATGGCTGGTTACATGATCTGCTGCCAGGCCAAGTTCTTCGTATTGTCGATATGGAAGGCAATCAGGCCGTTGATACGCTGTTCTATTCCACGGAGGATCCGACAGATCATTATAGCGCAGTAAGAACGATGACCCGCCAGGGAAATTTGTATTTGACAACAGGTTCGACGCTGCTCGCCGAATCAGGCCGAGAGTTGATGCGAATTACGGCTGATACATGCGGAAGACATGACACCATCGGCGGCGCCTGTTCCGCTCAGAGCAATACCGTCCGCTACGCTCATGATAAGCTGCCCATGCACAACTGCCGGGACACCTTTATGCTGATGCTCTCTCAGCGGGATGAATTTACCAAGCGTGACCTCGCGCCAAATGTCAACTTTTTCATGAATGTGCCCGTGACGCCGGAAGGGGAGTTAACCTTCGCTGATGGACTGTCCGCACCAGGTCGTTATGTTGAACTGCTTGCTTTGGCCCCGGTAACCGTTCTGATCAGTAACTGCCCGCAGTTGAACAATCCATGTAATGCTTACAACCCCACACCAGCCAAAGTGCTTATATGGAATGCAGAAGGAGTGAGTGCCCATGTTTAA